CGAGATCGCCCTGTGGAGCTTCGTCGTCATCATCCTCACGGGTGTGTATCTGACGCTGTTCTTCCACCCGAGCATGAACGAGGTTGTGTACGAAGGCAGTTACGTGCCGATGCAGGGTGTCCGGATGACCGAGGCGTACGCCTCGACCCTGGACATCAGCTTCGACGTCCGTGGTGGCCTGCTGATCCGCCAGATCCACCACTGGGCCGCGCTGATCTTCGTGGCGGCCATGCTGGTGCACATGATGCGCGTCTTCTTCACCGGCGCGTTCCGCAAGCCGCGCGAGATCAACTGGGTGTTCGGCTTCCTGCTGTTCGTCCTCGCGTTGTTCACCGGACTCACCGGTTACTCGCTGCCGGACGACCTGCTGTCGGGAACCGGTGTCCGCTTCGCGCAGGGCGCCATCCTGTCCACGCCGATCGTCGGCACGTACATCTCGATGTTCCTGTTCGGCGGGGAGTTCCCCGGCCACGACATCGTGGCGCGGTTCTACTCGATCCACATCCTGCTGCTGCCGGGCATCATGCTCGGCCTCGTGGTGGCGCACCTGATCCTGGTCTTCTACCACAAGCACACGCAGTTCGCCGGTCCCGGCAAGACCAACAACAACGTCATCGGCGCCCCGTTCATGCCGATCTACATGGCGAAGGCGGGCGGCTTCTTCTTCCTGGTCTTCGGCGTCATCGCGATCATCTCCGCGATCGCCACGATCAACCCGGTGTGGGCGATCGGCCCCTACCGTCCGGACCAGGTCTCCACCGGAGCCCAGCCGGACTGGTATCTGGGCTTCTCCGAGGGCCTGATCCGAGTGATGCCGGGCTGGGAGCTGAACGTCTGGGGCCATACGTTCGTCCTGGGCGTCTTCATCCCGCTGATGATCTTCCCGATGGTCCTCGTGGTCCTCGCGGTCTATCCGTTCATCGAGTCCTGGGTCACCGGGGACAAGCGCGAGCACCACATCCTGGACCGTCCGCGCAACGCGCCTACCCGCACGGGCGTCGGTGTGGCCTGGCTGACCTGGTACTTCGTCATGCTCATCGGTGGCGGAAACGACATCTGGGCCACCCATTTCCATCTGTCGATCAACACGATCACCTGGTTCGTCAGGATCGCGTTCTTCGTCGCGCCCGTTGTCGCGTTCGTCGTCACCAAGCGGATCTGTCTGGGACTTCAGCGCCGCGACGCCGAGAAGGTGCTGCACGGACGCGAGTCCGGCATCATCAAGCGGCTGCCGCACGGTGAGTTCATCGAGGTCCACGAGCCGCTCGACCAGAGCGCGCTGCACACGCTCACCGCGCACGAGCAGTACAAGCCCGCCGAGATCGGCCCGACGGTCGACGAGAACGGTGTCGTGCGCAAGACGTCTCCGGCGGAGAAGCTGCGGGTCAAGCTGAGCAAGGGCTACTACGGCGAGGGAAGCCAGATCCCCAAGCCGACGGCCGAGGAGTACAACGAGATCACGAGCGGCCACGGCCACCACTGATCCTCCGTACGTGTCAGGCCCCGGCCCGGTCCCTTCCGAGGGACCGGGCCGGGGCCTTCGTACGCCGCGGGCACGCGCCTTCCGCGTACGGCCACGGCAGCGGGTTCGTCCGCCCTTCGGGCGGCGGGTCCTGGATCCGGGCCGACGCCGATAGGCTGACGCCCGGCAGCACGGGCCGCCCGGCCGTGCACCCGTCCACAGACCCCAGGAGCGAGCATGAGCAGCGCTGTCACACCGGCCGGAGGCGACACCATGGCGGCGCGTTCCTGGCCGGGTGTACTGAACCCGCTGCTGCGCGGTGAGGACCTCGACGCCGAGGACACCGCCTGGGCCATGCACCGCATCATGAGCGGCGAGGCCACCGACGCGCAGATCGCGGGCTTCGCGGTCGCGCTGCGCGCCAAGGGCGAGACCGTCGACGAGGTCACGGCACTCGTGGGCGCCATGTACGAGCACGCCAACACCATCGAGGTCCCCGGCGACACCGTCGACGTCGTCGGCACCGGAGGTGACCTCGCCAAGACCGTCAACATCTCCACGATGGCGGCCATCGTGGTGGCCGGATCGGGCGGCAAGGTCGTCAAGCACGGCAGCCGGGCGGCCTCGTCCGCGAGCGGCGCCTCCGACGTGCTGGAGAAGCTCGGCGTCAATCTGGAACTGACGCCGCAGCGGGTCGTCGAGGTCGCCGAGGAAGCCGGGATCACCTTCTGCTTCGCGGCCAAGTTCCACCCGGCGCTGCGGCACGCGGCCAAGGCCCGCAAGGAACTCGGCGCGCAGACCACGTTCAACATCCTGGGCCCGCTCACCAACCCGGCGCGGGTCCGCTCCCAGGCGGTCGGTGTCGCGGACATCCGGATGGCGCCCATCGTGGCCGGGGTGCTCGCCGCCCGGGGCAACTCCTCGCTCGTCTTCCGCGGCGACGACGGTCTGGACGAGCTGACCACGACCGCCACCTCACACGTATGGGTGGTTCGGGACGGCCAGGTCACCGAGCAGTCCTTCGACCCCAGGGACATCGGTCTGGAGCTGGTCCCGGTCGAGGCCCTGCGCGGTGCGGACGCCTCGTACAACGCGGACGTCGCGCGCCGGCTGCTGGAGGGCGAGACCGGCCCCGTACGGGACGCGGTCCTGCTGAACGCGGCGGCGGCGCTGGTGGCGCTCGAACCGGCGGACACCCCGCTGAACGACCAGCTCGCGGAGAAGATGCGGCGGGCGGCACGCGCGGTGGACTCGGGCGCCGCGAAGCAGGCGCTGGACCGCTGGGTGGCCGCGAGCAACGCGTAACGGCCTGCCGCCGGCTCGGATCGGCGGGGTGCTGTGGTCGGGACAGCATCCCGGGCCGTCGGCCTGTGGACCTCGCCTGCCGTCGATCGGACGCGGCACCGGGTGTCCCGTATGACGGACGCCCTCTGGGCCGTCTCGCGGTGGTGGGGTAATCTCACCGCAGGTCATGAGTGACAGCGACTACGGCCCCGGCCCGCTGTCCGGCAACCCTCCGTCCGTGGCGGGGTGCCCCGGGTGAAGACCAGGCCGTAGGCAGCGAGGTCTACGGCAAGCGCGGACCCCTGGACATCGTTCGGATGTCGTCATCCCTGGGGTCCTGGTCCTCAAGGGAGCAGTCTCGTGAGCAAGCGAATGCGATAGGGCTTCCGGCCCGCTTCAGTGAGTCCCACACCCCGCGCGGACCTGCCGCGCCGTCACGGCACCGCACGTGCCGTCACGACGGCGTGCCCGTCCGCCGGGTCCTGACGTTCGTTTCCGCCTTGTCCCGCCGGGAGATACCGACATGTCCGCACAGACCGACACGCCTCACCGCACCAGCACCGACCAGCCGCTCCCCGTCCTCGGACGTGACGT
The nucleotide sequence above comes from Streptomyces sp. NBC_01716. Encoded proteins:
- the qcrB gene encoding cytochrome bc1 complex cytochrome b subunit, which encodes MSTASDEKSRQAPAGERVANWADGRLGIYGAAKGMVRKVFPDHWSFMLGEIALWSFVVIILTGVYLTLFFHPSMNEVVYEGSYVPMQGVRMTEAYASTLDISFDVRGGLLIRQIHHWAALIFVAAMLVHMMRVFFTGAFRKPREINWVFGFLLFVLALFTGLTGYSLPDDLLSGTGVRFAQGAILSTPIVGTYISMFLFGGEFPGHDIVARFYSIHILLLPGIMLGLVVAHLILVFYHKHTQFAGPGKTNNNVIGAPFMPIYMAKAGGFFFLVFGVIAIISAIATINPVWAIGPYRPDQVSTGAQPDWYLGFSEGLIRVMPGWELNVWGHTFVLGVFIPLMIFPMVLVVLAVYPFIESWVTGDKREHHILDRPRNAPTRTGVGVAWLTWYFVMLIGGGNDIWATHFHLSINTITWFVRIAFFVAPVVAFVVTKRICLGLQRRDAEKVLHGRESGIIKRLPHGEFIEVHEPLDQSALHTLTAHEQYKPAEIGPTVDENGVVRKTSPAEKLRVKLSKGYYGEGSQIPKPTAEEYNEITSGHGHH
- the trpD gene encoding anthranilate phosphoribosyltransferase; translated protein: MSSAVTPAGGDTMAARSWPGVLNPLLRGEDLDAEDTAWAMHRIMSGEATDAQIAGFAVALRAKGETVDEVTALVGAMYEHANTIEVPGDTVDVVGTGGDLAKTVNISTMAAIVVAGSGGKVVKHGSRAASSASGASDVLEKLGVNLELTPQRVVEVAEEAGITFCFAAKFHPALRHAAKARKELGAQTTFNILGPLTNPARVRSQAVGVADIRMAPIVAGVLAARGNSSLVFRGDDGLDELTTTATSHVWVVRDGQVTEQSFDPRDIGLELVPVEALRGADASYNADVARRLLEGETGPVRDAVLLNAAAALVALEPADTPLNDQLAEKMRRAARAVDSGAAKQALDRWVAASNA